Proteins from one Nicotiana tabacum cultivar K326 chromosome 23, ASM71507v2, whole genome shotgun sequence genomic window:
- the LOC107792215 gene encoding oxysterol-binding protein-related protein 2A isoform X2: MLSEFSEIKGQLKSLCDERSNLLDTLRQLEAANIEAEASGVHDGEFQLMKQLSSLGRGKYSEWSTTESSDDIEKQELDEASDEEEANYLDANECFSELHLSGGSVVVDHMASSTIDASAHAQVTRRTKLPDPVEKEKGVSLWSMIKDNVGKDLTRVCLPVYFNEPLSSLQKCFEDLEYSYLLDRAYEHGKSGNSLLRILNVAAFAVSGYASTEGRNCKPFNPLLGETFEADFPEKGIRFFSEKVSHHPTLIACHCEGRGWKFWADSNLKSKFWGRSIQLDPVGTLTLEFDDGEIFQWSKVTTSIYNLILGKIYCDHHGIMHIRGNHQNSCKLKFKEPSIIERNPHQVHGFVEDVSGKKVATLFGKWNENMYYMNGEWTSKPKDLSDSALLWTRNKPPLNLTRYNLSSFAITLNELTPGLEEKLPPTDSRLRPDQRHLENGEYDKANSEKLRLETRQRMSRKLQENGWRPRWFQREGEDGTFRYTGGYWEAREMGTWDGCPNIFGEIDQELLTSFEGS; encoded by the exons ATGCTGTCCGAGTTTTCAGAAATAAAAGGACAACTTAAAAGTCTTTGTGACGAGCGCTCCAATTTGCTGGACACGTTAAGACAGTTGGAG GCAGCTAATATCGAAGCTGAAGCTTCCGGGGTTCATGATGGTGAGTTCCAACTGATGAAGCAACTCTCCAGTTTAGGGCGTGGCAAGTACAGCG AATGGAGTACGACTGAATCGTCCGATGATATTGAGAAACAAGAGCTTGATGAAGCGTCAGATGAAGAGGAAGCCAATTATCTTGACGCAAATGAATGTTTCTCTGAACTTCATTTATCTGGTGGGTCAGTAGTTGTGGACCACATGGCAAGCAGTACCATTGATGCATCTGCACATGCACAAGTTACACGCAGAACGAAGCTGCCGGATCCAGTTGAAAAAGAGAAAGGGGTTAGTCTTTGGTCTATGATCAAAGACAACGTTGGGAAAGATCTAACACGAGTTTGCCTGCCAGTGTATTTCAATGAGCCATTGTCGTCCCTGCAAAAATGCTTCGAAGATTTAGAGTACTCATATCTCTTAGATAGAGCATACGAACATGGAAAATCG GGGAACAGCCTTTTAAGAATTCTAAATGTTGCTGCTTTTGCTGTCTCTGGTTATGCTTCAACTGAAGGCCGGAACTGTAAACCTTTCAATCCTTTGCTTGGAGAAACTTTTGAAGCTGATTTTCCTGAGAAAGGAATCCGCTTTTTCTCTGAGAAG GTTAGTCACCACCCAACACTTATTGCCTGTCACTGTGAAGGTAGAGGATGGAAATTCTGGGCTGACAGTAATCTTAAGTCAAAATTTTGGGGAAGGTCAATTCAACTTGATCCTGTTGGAACATTAACATTAGAATTCGACGATGGAGAGATCTTTCAGTGGAGCAAG GTCACGACAAGTATCTACAATCTTATCCTTGGTAAGATATATTGTGATCATCATGGAATAATGCATATACGTGGCAATCATCAGAACTCATGCAAGCTCAAGTTCAAAGAGCCATCCATTATCGAGCGTAATCCTCATCAG GTTCATGGATTTGTTGAAGATGTCTCCGGGAAAAAAGTTGCAACATTATTCGGAAAATGGAATGAGAACATGTACTATATGAATGGAGAATGGACCAGCAAGCCTAAGGATTTATCTGATTCAGCTTTATTGTGGACAAGGAATAAGCCACCCCTAAATCTAACTCGATACAACTTGTCTTCTTTTGCAATTACACTGAATGAGTTAACACCAGGACTTGAG GAGAAGCTCCCACCTACAGATTCAAGACTCAGACCTGATCAGCGACATCTGGAGAATGGGGAATACGACAAGGCAAATTCAGAGAAGTTGCGGTTAGAGACACGACAGAGAATG TCCAGGAAATTGCAAGAGAATGGTTGGAGACCGCGATGGTTTCAAAGAGAAGGTGAAGATGGGACTTTCCGGTATACCGGTGGTTACTGGGAGGCAAGAGAGATGGGTACTTGGGATGGCTGCCCAAATATTTTTGGTGAGATTGATCAAGAGCTCCTCACCTCCTTTGAAGGATCCTGA
- the LOC107792215 gene encoding oxysterol-binding protein-related protein 2A isoform X1, protein MRVKEMHPLCCITLESTSEIGDQSPEPTLLRTGSAVVYSNINGSDIINASDVAGILYKWTNYHKGWRSRWFTLRNGILSYSKNRRPDHITGDDVRLIGNLPAGNNNHRKCRKSVGIVHLKVSSFRESKSDDRRFYIFTSTKTLHLRTNSKKERAAWIEALISTRNLFQLRPLNDNFNLLQNDVSISTERLKKRLLDEGIGEGLVNDCEQIMLSEFSEIKGQLKSLCDERSNLLDTLRQLEAANIEAEASGVHDGEFQLMKQLSSLGRGKYSEWSTTESSDDIEKQELDEASDEEEANYLDANECFSELHLSGGSVVVDHMASSTIDASAHAQVTRRTKLPDPVEKEKGVSLWSMIKDNVGKDLTRVCLPVYFNEPLSSLQKCFEDLEYSYLLDRAYEHGKSGNSLLRILNVAAFAVSGYASTEGRNCKPFNPLLGETFEADFPEKGIRFFSEKVSHHPTLIACHCEGRGWKFWADSNLKSKFWGRSIQLDPVGTLTLEFDDGEIFQWSKVTTSIYNLILGKIYCDHHGIMHIRGNHQNSCKLKFKEPSIIERNPHQVHGFVEDVSGKKVATLFGKWNENMYYMNGEWTSKPKDLSDSALLWTRNKPPLNLTRYNLSSFAITLNELTPGLEEKLPPTDSRLRPDQRHLENGEYDKANSEKLRLETRQRMSRKLQENGWRPRWFQREGEDGTFRYTGGYWEAREMGTWDGCPNIFGEIDQELLTSFEGS, encoded by the exons ATGCGTGTAAAGGAAATGCATCCACTTTGCTGTATAACATTAGAGAGTACATCGGAGATCGGAGACCAGTCGCCGGAGCCGACGTTATTACGGACTGGCTCCGCCGTAGTTTACTCCAATATTAATGGATCTGACATCATTAATGCATCCGATGTTGCCGGAATCTTGTACAAGTGGACTAATTACCATAAAGGTTGGAGATCCCGTTGGTTTACTCTTCGAAACGGCATACTTTCATATTCGAAGAATCGCCGCCCCGACCATATCACCGGTGATGACGTCAGGCTCATCGGTAACCTCCCCGCCGGTAACAACAACCACCGTAAATGTAGAAAATCCGTCGGCATTGTTCACCTCAAG GTTTCATCATTCCGTGAGAGCAAGTCTGATGATAGGCGATTCTACATATTTACATCTACCAAGACTCTTCATTTGAGAACAAATTCAAAGAAAGAACGGGCTGCCTGGATAGAAGCTCTGATATCAACAAGAAATCTTTTTCAGTTGAGACCTTTGAATGATAATTTCAACCTTTTGCAAAATGATGTATCTATATCTACTGAAAGGTTGAAAAAACGGTTGCTTGATGAGGGTATTGGCGAGGGACTTGTCAATGACTGTGAGCAGATCATGCTGTCCGAGTTTTCAGAAATAAAAGGACAACTTAAAAGTCTTTGTGACGAGCGCTCCAATTTGCTGGACACGTTAAGACAGTTGGAG GCAGCTAATATCGAAGCTGAAGCTTCCGGGGTTCATGATGGTGAGTTCCAACTGATGAAGCAACTCTCCAGTTTAGGGCGTGGCAAGTACAGCG AATGGAGTACGACTGAATCGTCCGATGATATTGAGAAACAAGAGCTTGATGAAGCGTCAGATGAAGAGGAAGCCAATTATCTTGACGCAAATGAATGTTTCTCTGAACTTCATTTATCTGGTGGGTCAGTAGTTGTGGACCACATGGCAAGCAGTACCATTGATGCATCTGCACATGCACAAGTTACACGCAGAACGAAGCTGCCGGATCCAGTTGAAAAAGAGAAAGGGGTTAGTCTTTGGTCTATGATCAAAGACAACGTTGGGAAAGATCTAACACGAGTTTGCCTGCCAGTGTATTTCAATGAGCCATTGTCGTCCCTGCAAAAATGCTTCGAAGATTTAGAGTACTCATATCTCTTAGATAGAGCATACGAACATGGAAAATCG GGGAACAGCCTTTTAAGAATTCTAAATGTTGCTGCTTTTGCTGTCTCTGGTTATGCTTCAACTGAAGGCCGGAACTGTAAACCTTTCAATCCTTTGCTTGGAGAAACTTTTGAAGCTGATTTTCCTGAGAAAGGAATCCGCTTTTTCTCTGAGAAG GTTAGTCACCACCCAACACTTATTGCCTGTCACTGTGAAGGTAGAGGATGGAAATTCTGGGCTGACAGTAATCTTAAGTCAAAATTTTGGGGAAGGTCAATTCAACTTGATCCTGTTGGAACATTAACATTAGAATTCGACGATGGAGAGATCTTTCAGTGGAGCAAG GTCACGACAAGTATCTACAATCTTATCCTTGGTAAGATATATTGTGATCATCATGGAATAATGCATATACGTGGCAATCATCAGAACTCATGCAAGCTCAAGTTCAAAGAGCCATCCATTATCGAGCGTAATCCTCATCAG GTTCATGGATTTGTTGAAGATGTCTCCGGGAAAAAAGTTGCAACATTATTCGGAAAATGGAATGAGAACATGTACTATATGAATGGAGAATGGACCAGCAAGCCTAAGGATTTATCTGATTCAGCTTTATTGTGGACAAGGAATAAGCCACCCCTAAATCTAACTCGATACAACTTGTCTTCTTTTGCAATTACACTGAATGAGTTAACACCAGGACTTGAG GAGAAGCTCCCACCTACAGATTCAAGACTCAGACCTGATCAGCGACATCTGGAGAATGGGGAATACGACAAGGCAAATTCAGAGAAGTTGCGGTTAGAGACACGACAGAGAATG TCCAGGAAATTGCAAGAGAATGGTTGGAGACCGCGATGGTTTCAAAGAGAAGGTGAAGATGGGACTTTCCGGTATACCGGTGGTTACTGGGAGGCAAGAGAGATGGGTACTTGGGATGGCTGCCCAAATATTTTTGGTGAGATTGATCAAGAGCTCCTCACCTCCTTTGAAGGATCCTGA